In the Aliarcobacter cryaerophilus genome, one interval contains:
- the istB gene encoding IS21-like element helper ATPase IstB, producing MNQTTIINKINDLRYDGLKQAYLRQIEDISYNKLSFEERLYNLLESQEIFLHNKKISMNLKLSKIKDKQAAIEDIDYSIKRKIDISVIKDLANMNFIRNHQNIIITGKTGTGKSYISQALGNRAIIDGFRVYYTRVPTLLEEIKISRATGTYTNLLKKYSRFELLILDDFGTSTITTDDATNLFEIIEDRTELNSTIITSQLPVSSWYNYLNNDTVADAILDRIIHSSHRIELEGESMRKLRSKINKI from the coding sequence ATGAACCAAACTACAATAATAAATAAAATAAATGATTTAAGATATGATGGATTAAAACAGGCATATTTAAGACAAATAGAGGATATAAGTTACAATAAACTCAGCTTCGAAGAGAGATTATATAACTTATTAGAATCTCAAGAGATATTTTTACATAACAAAAAAATATCAATGAATTTAAAACTCTCAAAAATTAAAGATAAACAAGCAGCAATAGAAGATATAGATTACTCTATTAAAAGGAAAATTGATATATCAGTAATAAAAGATTTAGCAAATATGAACTTTATTAGAAATCATCAAAATATAATAATTACGGGTAAAACGGGTACTGGAAAATCATATATTTCACAAGCATTAGGCAATAGAGCAATAATAGATGGATTTAGAGTTTATTATACAAGGGTTCCAACTTTACTTGAAGAGATAAAAATTTCAAGAGCAACTGGAACATATACAAATTTATTAAAAAAATACTCTAGGTTTGAATTGCTAATTTTAGATGACTTTGGAACTTCAACTATTACAACTGATGATGCAACAAATTTATTTGAAATAATTGAAGATAGAACCGAATTAAATTCAACAATAATTACTTCTCAATTACCTGTTTCAAGTTGGTATAACTATTTAAATAATGACACAGTTGCTGATGCTATTTTAGATAGGATAATTCACTCATCCCATAGAATTGAATTAGAAGGAGAATCTATGCGAAAATTAAGATCAAAAATCAACAAAATTTAA
- the istA gene encoding IS21 family transposase — MKKIKDILRLKFITNISYRQISRALNVPSSTVGDYCKRFEIIDKKIDEFLNLDDDEISQILFPEKSLPKSYKSRPIPDVEYIHKEITKKGVTFELLWQEYKEMHPDGYGCSQFKEYYYKYKRKLNPTMRQTYVAGEKMFVDYSGLTVPVINLKTGEVEKAQIFVSVLGLSGYTFVHATSSQKVEDFIKSHVEAFNFYEGVPKVIVPDNLKSAIISNNKNGIVFNENYAELSRHYNYAIEAARPYKPQDKAKVEQGVQAIQRWIIARFRNRSFFNIDEINQAINPLLDIYNNKIIKKIGKSRSELFIELEKSYLQQLPINRFIYKELKIATVNIDYHVELLKCYYSVPFKYLKERVEIKYSTTLVEIYHKSKIVATHPRLYKINDSSTIKEHMPLNHQYQSEKMNPQRLISWGENIGNETKEFVEKRLSEAPYPVKAYRTIIAILSLAKIYGKIELNLALSYAIKIDAKSVKSIESILSKKLYLVVANTTTSTLFNNHENIRGSDYYK, encoded by the coding sequence ATGAAAAAAATAAAAGATATATTGAGATTAAAGTTTATTACCAATATATCGTACCGTCAAATTAGTAGAGCTTTAAATGTACCTTCATCAACTGTTGGGGATTATTGTAAAAGATTTGAAATAATAGATAAAAAAATTGATGAATTTCTTAATCTTGATGATGATGAAATTAGTCAAATTCTATTTCCTGAAAAATCCTTACCAAAAAGCTATAAATCAAGACCAATACCAGATGTTGAATATATTCATAAAGAGATAACAAAAAAAGGTGTAACCTTTGAACTGTTGTGGCAAGAGTATAAAGAGATGCATCCAGATGGATATGGTTGTAGCCAATTTAAAGAGTATTACTATAAATATAAAAGAAAATTAAATCCTACAATGAGACAAACATATGTTGCTGGTGAAAAAATGTTCGTAGATTATAGTGGATTAACTGTTCCTGTAATAAATTTAAAAACAGGTGAAGTTGAAAAAGCACAAATATTTGTAAGTGTACTAGGATTAAGTGGATATACCTTTGTTCATGCAACTTCTTCTCAAAAAGTTGAAGATTTTATAAAATCTCATGTAGAAGCATTTAATTTTTATGAAGGTGTTCCTAAAGTAATTGTTCCTGATAATCTAAAAAGTGCAATTATTTCAAATAATAAGAATGGCATAGTGTTTAATGAAAATTATGCAGAACTTTCAAGACATTATAACTATGCAATAGAAGCAGCACGTCCATATAAACCACAAGATAAAGCAAAAGTAGAACAAGGTGTACAAGCAATTCAAAGATGGATAATAGCAAGATTTAGAAATAGAAGCTTTTTTAATATTGATGAAATAAATCAAGCAATAAATCCACTACTTGATATTTATAATAATAAAATTATTAAAAAAATAGGTAAAAGTAGATCAGAACTATTTATAGAACTTGAAAAATCATATTTACAACAATTACCAATAAATAGATTTATCTATAAAGAGTTAAAAATTGCGACTGTAAATATAGATTATCATGTTGAACTTTTAAAATGTTATTACTCAGTACCATTTAAATATCTAAAAGAGAGAGTAGAGATAAAATATTCAACTACATTAGTTGAAATATATCATAAATCGAAAATAGTTGCTACTCATCCAAGATTATATAAAATAAATGATTCTTCAACAATAAAAGAGCATATGCCTTTAAATCATCAGTATCAAAGTGAAAAGATGAATCCTCAAAGATTAATATCTTGGGGTGAAAATATTGGAAATGAAACTAAAGAGTTTGTTGAAAAAAGATTATCTGAAGCTCCATACCCTGTAAAAGCATATAGAACGATAATTGCAATATTGTCTTTAGCAAAAATATATGGAAAAATTGAGTTAAATTTAGCACTATCATATGCAATAAAAATTGATGCAAAAAGTGTTAAATCAATAGAATCAATTTTATCAAAAAAACTATACTTAGTTGTTGCTAATACTACAACATCAACACTATTTAATAACCATGAAAATATTCGTGGATCCGATTATTATAAATAA
- a CDS encoding nucleotidyltransferase family protein, with product MSKQIDKTNILNYLKEHYSEFKNKYNVEKIGLFGSYARDEATENSDIDIFVKMKPSLFDMVAIKEQIENDLNRKVDIIREHKNIKPIFLKMIQKDLIYA from the coding sequence GTGTCAAAACAAATTGATAAAACAAATATCTTAAATTATTTAAAAGAGCATTATTCTGAATTCAAAAATAAATATAATGTTGAAAAAATTGGGCTGTTTGGAAGTTATGCAAGAGATGAAGCAACAGAAAATAGTGATATAGATATTTTTGTAAAAATGAAACCATCCCTATTTGATATGGTAGCTATAAAAGAACAAATAGAAAATGATTTAAATAGAAAAGTAGATATTATAAGAGAACACAAAAATATAAAACCTATTTTTTTAAAAATGATTCAAAAAGATTTAATATATGCATAA
- a CDS encoding DUF86 domain-containing protein — protein sequence MHNEQKEMLLSTLEDIKYSLELILKRANNINSSDDFLKDENGLQKLDSIAMRLSAIGEGFKNIDKLSNNQLLIKYPNIPWKNVKGIRDILSHHYFDLDAEVIFNICKKDANELLETTIKIIEELN from the coding sequence ATGCATAATGAACAAAAAGAGATGCTTCTTTCTACGCTTGAAGATATTAAATACTCTTTAGAACTAATTCTAAAAAGAGCAAACAATATAAATTCAAGTGATGATTTTTTAAAAGATGAAAATGGACTTCAAAAACTTGATAGTATTGCTATGAGATTGTCAGCTATCGGAGAAGGATTTAAAAATATTGATAAATTATCTAATAATCAACTTCTAATAAAATATCCAAATATTCCATGGAAAAATGTAAAAGGAATTAGAGATATTTTATCTCATCACTATTTTGATTTAGATGCTGAAGTAATTTTTAATATTTGTAAAAAAGATGCAAATGAATTACTTGAAACTACTATTAAAATAATAGAAGAGCTAAATTAA
- the mqnP gene encoding menaquinone biosynthesis prenyltransferase MqnP: MEKLIKKIKDFSELVMFQHSVFALPFIFIAMVVSSSQINGTPWFGFKLLVLGTLCAVFARNFAMGFNRFMDRDIDALNPRTKNRPNVDGRVSPKAMFIFFLANAFGFILVAYFVNDLALILSLPILVIIGSYSYFKRFSYLAHIILGVSLALAPIAGVVAVSETIPLWVIFLSIGVMFWVAGFDLLYSLQDIDVDKKLGLHSIPSKFGAKKTMLFSKVFHFLTIVFWLLFVIYASGSYFTYLAVIISALMLSYEHYLVNKDFRKIDRAFFTVNGYLGIVFFFLVVLDNIFF, encoded by the coding sequence ATGGAAAAATTAATAAAAAAAATAAAAGATTTTAGCGAATTAGTGATGTTTCAGCACTCTGTTTTTGCTTTACCATTTATATTTATAGCGATGGTTGTATCTTCTTCACAAATAAATGGAACTCCTTGGTTTGGATTTAAACTTCTGGTTTTAGGAACACTTTGTGCAGTATTTGCACGAAACTTTGCAATGGGTTTCAACCGTTTTATGGATAGAGATATAGATGCTTTAAATCCACGAACAAAAAATAGACCAAATGTAGATGGAAGAGTATCTCCTAAAGCTATGTTTATATTCTTTTTGGCAAATGCTTTTGGATTTATTTTAGTAGCTTATTTTGTAAATGATTTGGCTTTGATTTTATCACTTCCTATTTTGGTAATTATTGGTTCATACTCATACTTTAAAAGGTTTTCATATTTAGCACATATTATTTTGGGAGTCTCTTTGGCTCTTGCTCCTATTGCTGGGGTTGTTGCTGTTAGTGAAACTATTCCTTTATGGGTGATATTTTTAAGTATTGGAGTTATGTTTTGGGTTGCTGGGTTTGATTTACTTTACTCACTACAAGATATTGATGTAGATAAAAAACTAGGTCTTCACTCAATTCCTTCAAAATTTGGTGCAAAAAAAACAATGCTATTTTCAAAAGTTTTTCACTTTTTAACTATTGTTTTTTGGCTTTTATTTGTGATTTATGCGTCTGGTTCATATTTTACATATTTGGCAGTTATTATAAGTGCTTTGATGCTAAGTTATGAGCACTATTTAGTAAATAAAGATTTTAGAAAAATAGATAGAGCATTTTTTACTGTAAATGGATATTTAGGAATAGTTTTCTTCTTTTTAGTAGTTTTAGATAATATCTTCTTCTAA
- the miaA gene encoding tRNA (adenosine(37)-N6)-dimethylallyltransferase MiaA produces the protein MKELAIIGTTASGKTALSLEIANKTNSIILSLDSLCVYKEIDIASAKPTKIERGDIVHFGIDEVFPNEKFDVIEFLNLYKNAKEYAEKNMKNLIIVGGTGFYLKALVDGISDGLKENTNLDMSLNDAYNLLYSLDKDYMQKIEPNDKYRVEKAYSIYKQSGLTPSEYFLKNPKIALSPKLTIFEILWEKDELINRISLRTKQMIKSGLIDEIIYLEKKYTRGPNCMASIGIVETLEYLDGKISKQELEDKIIQNTLKLAKRQNTFNKGQFTNRVSNIIPSLNSEIIKYFSI, from the coding sequence ATGAAAGAATTAGCAATAATAGGAACAACTGCTTCAGGAAAAACAGCACTATCACTTGAAATAGCAAATAAAACAAACTCTATAATCTTATCTTTGGACTCTCTTTGTGTCTATAAAGAGATAGATATTGCAAGTGCAAAACCAACAAAAATAGAAAGAGGTGATATAGTACATTTTGGGATAGATGAAGTTTTTCCAAATGAAAAATTTGATGTTATTGAGTTTTTAAATTTGTATAAAAATGCAAAAGAATATGCAGAAAAAAATATGAAAAACTTAATAATAGTAGGTGGAACAGGCTTTTATCTTAAAGCTTTGGTTGATGGAATAAGTGATGGTTTAAAAGAAAATACAAATTTAGATATGAGTTTAAATGATGCTTATAATTTGCTTTATAGTTTGGATAAAGATTATATGCAAAAAATTGAACCAAATGATAAATATAGAGTAGAAAAAGCATATTCGATTTATAAACAAAGTGGACTAACTCCAAGTGAATATTTTTTGAAAAATCCTAAAATTGCACTGTCTCCAAAGCTTACTATTTTTGAGATTTTGTGGGAAAAAGATGAGTTAATAAATCGAATTTCTTTACGAACAAAACAGATGATAAAATCAGGACTTATAGATGAAATTATCTATTTAGAAAAAAAATATACAAGAGGTCCAAATTGTATGGCAAGTATTGGAATAGTTGAAACTTTAGAGTATCTTGATGGAAAAATATCAAAGCAAGAATTAGAAGATAAAATCATACAAAATACTCTAAAACTTGCGAAAAGACAAAATACTTTTAATAAAGGTCAATTTACAAATAGAGTTTCAAATATAATTCCTAGCTTAAATTCAGAGATTATTAAGTATTTTTCGATATAA
- the rpmE gene encoding 50S ribosomal protein L31, with amino-acid sequence MKKDIHPDYKVCQVSCACGNSFESKSVTETLRVDICSNCHPFFTGEQKLVDAAGRVEKFKAKYNMAK; translated from the coding sequence ATGAAAAAAGATATTCATCCAGATTACAAAGTATGTCAAGTTTCTTGTGCATGCGGAAATAGCTTTGAGTCAAAATCAGTTACTGAAACTTTAAGAGTTGATATTTGTTCAAATTGTCACCCATTCTTTACAGGAGAGCAAAAATTAGTTGATGCTGCTGGAAGAGTTGAGAAATTCAAAGCTAAATATAATATGGCAAAATAG
- the rsmI gene encoding 16S rRNA (cytidine(1402)-2'-O)-methyltransferase yields the protein MLCLVPTPIGNLEDISKRSLEALLEAELIFCEDTRVTKKLLNLLAEKYELDFSQKEFKSFHSHNEKEILKSLTKDTFTKNVVYCSDAGMPCISDPGASLVDWCIQNEVPYDVIPGANAILTAFAMSGFSSTEFTFFGFLDHKGTSRASKLEEVLNSSRVGILYESPHRLLKLLEELNKKEPNRTIFLVKEISKFYQKTYKNSAKNLYEELKSIEIKGEWVVVVEPKEKFGFNLELDDILPLDIAPKIKAKLIAKLTGASVKEIYQELLDKIQN from the coding sequence ATGTTGTGCTTAGTTCCAACACCAATAGGAAACCTTGAAGATATTTCAAAAAGGTCTTTAGAGGCTCTATTGGAGGCGGAACTAATTTTTTGTGAAGATACAAGAGTCACAAAAAAACTTCTAAATCTTTTGGCTGAAAAATATGAGTTAGATTTTTCACAAAAAGAGTTCAAATCTTTTCACTCTCACAATGAAAAAGAGATATTAAAAAGTTTAACAAAAGATACTTTTACTAAAAATGTTGTTTATTGTAGTGATGCTGGTATGCCTTGTATTAGTGACCCTGGTGCATCTTTGGTTGATTGGTGCATACAAAATGAAGTTCCTTATGATGTAATCCCTGGTGCAAATGCAATTTTAACAGCTTTTGCTATGAGTGGTTTTAGTAGTACAGAGTTTACATTTTTTGGTTTTTTAGATCACAAGGGTACAAGTCGTGCTTCAAAACTTGAAGAGGTTTTAAATAGTTCTAGAGTTGGAATTTTATATGAATCACCTCATCGGCTTTTAAAACTTCTTGAAGAGTTAAATAAAAAAGAGCCAAATAGAACAATATTTTTAGTAAAAGAGATAAGCAAGTTTTATCAAAAAACATATAAAAATAGTGCAAAAAATCTATATGAAGAGTTAAAGAGTATTGAAATAAAAGGTGAATGGGTTGTAGTAGTTGAACCAAAAGAGAAATTTGGTTTTAATCTTGAATTAGATGATATTTTACCACTTGATATTGCACCAAAAATAAAAGCAAAGTTAATAGCAAAGCTTACAGGTGCTAGTGTAAAAGAGATTTATCAAGAATTATTGGATAAAATCCAAAATTAA
- the rlmB gene encoding 23S rRNA (guanosine(2251)-2'-O)-methyltransferase RlmB, producing MIVYGKQIVLYVLEKHQDLIEEIFLSKEIDSKLFSRFAKLNKKIHKVDNQKAQALAKGGNHQGLILKLSDYVYTPLKDIKNMNFIVVLDGLTDVGNIGAIARTAYSLGVDGMIAADIKTISNSGTIRTSAGALLDLPFAIHPRSVDLASELIDAGFTLIGATMDGVDLKKYGKIEKTDKVAIILGNEGAGISPKVAKKLDLKVSIKMEHEFDSLNVSSAAAILIYNLKR from the coding sequence ATGATAGTATACGGAAAACAGATAGTTTTATATGTTCTTGAAAAACACCAAGATTTAATAGAAGAGATTTTTTTATCAAAAGAGATTGATAGTAAACTTTTTTCAAGATTTGCAAAACTAAATAAAAAAATTCACAAAGTTGATAACCAAAAAGCTCAAGCTTTAGCAAAAGGCGGAAATCACCAAGGTCTTATTTTAAAACTTAGTGATTATGTTTACACACCTCTAAAAGATATAAAAAATATGAATTTTATAGTTGTTTTAGATGGTCTTACAGATGTAGGAAATATTGGAGCAATTGCAAGAACTGCTTACTCTTTAGGAGTTGATGGAATGATTGCGGCTGATATAAAAACTATAAGCAACTCTGGAACTATAAGAACAAGTGCTGGAGCTTTGCTTGATTTACCTTTTGCAATTCATCCAAGAAGTGTAGATTTAGCAAGTGAGCTTATAGATGCTGGTTTCACATTAATAGGTGCAACAATGGATGGAGTTGATCTAAAAAAATATGGAAAAATAGAAAAAACAGATAAGGTTGCAATAATTTTAGGAAATGAAGGTGCTGGAATAAGTCCAAAAGTTGCAAAAAAATTAGACTTAAAAGTTTCAATAAAAATGGAACATGAATTTGACTCTTTAAATGTAAGTTCAGCAGCTGCTATTTTAATATATAATTTAAAAAGATAA
- a CDS encoding LL-diaminopimelate aminotransferase, translating into MFDEIEFERMKRLPNYVFAEVNAIKMEARRAGVDVIDFSMGNPDGETPKHIVDKLKDAASKPKNYGYSASIGIYKLRLAICNWYKRKYNVDFLDPDKHACATMGSKEGYVHLVQAIVNVGDVAVVPDPTYPIHSYAFMLNGAAIHKFELVFDSEFKVDEELFFKNLQKTIDESIPKVKYVVVNFPHNPSCATVTPEFYTKLVAMAKKERFYIISDIAYADITFDGYKTPSIFQAEGALDVAVECFTLSKSYNMAGWRVGFIVGNEKLVGALKRIKSWLDYGMFAPIQIAATVALDGPQDCVDEIVSKYEKRRDVMLQAFAEAGWVMDKPNASMFIWAKIPEKARHLGSLEFSKQLLREAQVAVSPGIGFGHYGDQYVRIALIENEKRIRQAAKNIKRYLKTLE; encoded by the coding sequence ATGTTTGATGAAATTGAATTTGAAAGAATGAAAAGACTTCCAAACTATGTATTTGCAGAAGTTAATGCTATTAAAATGGAAGCAAGAAGAGCTGGTGTTGATGTTATAGATTTTTCTATGGGAAATCCAGATGGAGAGACTCCAAAACATATAGTTGATAAACTAAAAGATGCAGCTAGTAAGCCAAAAAACTATGGATATAGTGCTAGTATTGGAATTTATAAATTAAGACTTGCTATTTGTAATTGGTACAAAAGAAAATATAATGTAGATTTCTTAGACCCAGATAAACACGCTTGTGCAACAATGGGTTCAAAAGAGGGATATGTTCACCTTGTTCAAGCTATTGTAAATGTTGGAGATGTTGCTGTTGTTCCAGATCCTACTTATCCAATTCACTCATACGCATTTATGTTAAATGGTGCTGCAATTCATAAATTTGAGTTAGTATTTGATAGTGAGTTTAAAGTAGATGAAGAGTTGTTTTTTAAAAATCTTCAAAAAACAATTGATGAATCAATTCCAAAAGTAAAATATGTAGTTGTAAACTTCCCACACAATCCATCTTGTGCAACTGTAACTCCAGAGTTTTATACAAAACTTGTAGCTATGGCTAAAAAAGAGAGATTTTATATAATCTCTGATATTGCATACGCTGATATTACATTTGATGGATATAAAACTCCTTCAATTTTCCAAGCTGAAGGTGCTTTAGATGTTGCTGTTGAGTGCTTTACATTAAGTAAATCATACAATATGGCTGGATGGAGAGTTGGTTTTATTGTTGGAAATGAAAAACTTGTAGGTGCTTTAAAAAGAATAAAATCATGGCTTGATTATGGAATGTTTGCTCCAATTCAAATTGCTGCAACTGTTGCACTTGATGGTCCACAAGATTGTGTAGATGAGATAGTTTCAAAATATGAAAAAAGAAGAGATGTTATGCTTCAAGCATTTGCAGAAGCTGGTTGGGTTATGGATAAACCAAATGCATCTATGTTTATTTGGGCAAAAATACCTGAAAAAGCTAGACATTTAGGAAGTTTAGAGTTCTCTAAACAACTTTTAAGAGAGGCTCAAGTTGCAGTTAGTCCTGGAATTGGTTTTGGACATTATGGTGACCAGTATGTAAGAATTGCTTTGATTGAAAATGAAAAAAGAATTAGACAAGCTGCAAAAAATATCAAAAGATATTTAAAAACATTAGAATAG
- a CDS encoding homoserine dehydrogenase, producing the protein MLKVGIIGVGTVGTSVVNILRDNKNIITARAGVEIVPTIGVVSNLNKKRDVQIELTDDVSKVLEDDSIDIVVELMGGIEKPYEIVKRALENGKSVVTANKALLAYHRYELQELAGDSPFEFEAAVAGGIPIINALRDGLSANNIKSIQGIMNGTCNYMLTKMIDEGIAYDIILKEAQELGYAEADPTFDVGGFDTAHKLLILGSIAYGIDVKPEDILIEGIQNISKTDIEFAKEFEYNIKLLGIAKKVDNQIELRVHPVLIPQDKMIAKVDGVMNGISVVGDKVGETMFYGAGAGGDATASAVIANIIDIARKGKGSPMLGFEKQVGTKPTLMPKDEIKTKYYLRLEVADKTGTLAKVAKVFGDNSISIENMMQKAKKDEKANLLLTTHTCVEKDILKAIYELEHSQVVLKKPAMIRIED; encoded by the coding sequence ATGCTTAAAGTTGGAATTATTGGAGTAGGAACAGTTGGAACAAGTGTTGTAAATATTTTACGAGACAATAAAAATATTATAACTGCACGAGCTGGAGTTGAAATTGTTCCTACTATTGGAGTAGTTTCAAATTTGAATAAAAAAAGAGATGTGCAAATAGAGCTTACAGATGATGTTTCAAAAGTTTTAGAAGATGATAGCATTGATATAGTTGTTGAACTTATGGGTGGAATTGAAAAACCTTATGAGATAGTAAAAAGAGCTTTAGAAAATGGTAAGTCAGTGGTTACTGCTAATAAAGCACTACTAGCATATCATAGATATGAACTTCAAGAACTTGCTGGTGATTCACCTTTTGAATTTGAAGCAGCAGTTGCTGGTGGAATTCCAATTATTAATGCTTTAAGAGATGGTTTGAGCGCAAATAATATAAAGTCTATTCAAGGGATTATGAATGGAACTTGTAACTATATGCTTACTAAAATGATAGATGAAGGTATTGCGTATGATATTATCTTAAAAGAAGCTCAAGAGTTAGGTTATGCAGAAGCTGATCCTACTTTTGATGTTGGTGGATTTGATACTGCTCATAAACTTTTAATTTTGGGTTCAATTGCTTATGGAATTGATGTAAAACCAGAAGATATTTTAATTGAAGGTATCCAAAATATCTCTAAAACAGATATAGAGTTTGCAAAAGAGTTTGAATATAATATAAAACTTCTAGGAATTGCAAAAAAAGTAGATAATCAAATAGAGCTTAGAGTTCACCCTGTTTTAATTCCTCAAGACAAGATGATAGCAAAAGTTGATGGTGTTATGAATGGAATCTCTGTAGTGGGAGATAAAGTTGGTGAAACTATGTTTTATGGAGCAGGTGCAGGTGGTGATGCAACAGCTAGCGCAGTTATTGCAAATATTATTGATATTGCAAGAAAAGGTAAAGGCTCACCTATGCTTGGTTTTGAAAAACAAGTAGGGACAAAACCCACTTTAATGCCAAAAGATGAGATTAAAACAAAATATTATTTAAGACTTGAAGTTGCAGATAAAACAGGTACTTTAGCAAAGGTTGCAAAAGTTTTTGGAGATAATTCTATCTCAATAGAAAATATGATGCAAAAAGCAAAAAAAGATGAAAAAGCAAACCTACTTTTAACAACTCACACTTGTGTTGAAAAAGATATTTTAAAAGCTATATATGAACTTGAACACTCTCAAGTAGTTCTTAAAAAACCTGCTATGATAAGAATAGAAGATTAA
- a CDS encoding RluA family pseudouridine synthase translates to MPFTLKKFKAIKDKKIQFFLEDDLGYSPKIAQKLIGKGRVFRSDMSAFNPSEIIDCDEISIGVFEGISRGLKPLLEFQDFAIFDKPTHLMVHPISKNTPYSLLDEIRYHFGENANLIHRIDAETSGLVIVGKNKKSEIELKDMFQEKKYHKSYLAIVCGKIDKELKIDKNIDKEGLLIGVKMKTCQKEEGGKESITIIKPIKYNKEKDLTLIEAIPLTGRQHQIRVHLHSIGHTILGDPIYGVDDVNAENYLNKTLSKEDRFKVTGSSRLWLHANYLEFTYKNITYKIYSKNQDLKNEFF, encoded by the coding sequence TTGCCGTTTACACTTAAAAAATTCAAAGCAATCAAAGATAAAAAAATTCAATTTTTTCTTGAAGATGATTTAGGATATAGCCCTAAAATTGCACAAAAACTAATAGGCAAAGGAAGAGTTTTTAGAAGTGATATGAGTGCTTTTAATCCAAGTGAAATCATTGATTGTGATGAGATTTCTATTGGAGTTTTTGAAGGAATTAGTAGAGGATTAAAACCTTTATTAGAATTTCAAGATTTTGCAATTTTTGATAAACCAACACATCTTATGGTTCATCCTATATCTAAAAACACTCCTTACTCTTTACTTGATGAAATAAGATATCACTTTGGAGAAAATGCAAATTTAATTCATAGAATTGATGCTGAAACAAGTGGTTTAGTAATAGTTGGAAAAAATAAAAAGAGTGAAATAGAGCTAAAAGATATGTTTCAAGAGAAAAAATACCATAAATCATATCTTGCAATTGTTTGTGGAAAAATAGATAAAGAGTTAAAAATAGATAAAAATATTGATAAAGAGGGACTTTTAATTGGTGTTAAAATGAAAACTTGCCAAAAAGAAGAGGGTGGTAAAGAGTCAATTACAATTATAAAACCAATAAAATATAACAAAGAAAAAGATTTGACACTTATTGAAGCAATTCCACTAACAGGAAGGCAACATCAAATAAGAGTCCATCTTCACTCAATTGGACATACAATTTTAGGAGACCCTATTTATGGTGTTGATGATGTAAATGCAGAAAATTATCTAAATAAAACTCTAAGCAAAGAGGATAGATTTAAGGTTACAGGCTCAAGTAGGCTTTGGCTTCATGCAAACTATTTGGAGTTTACATATAAAAATATAACTTATAAAATATACTCAAAAAATCAAGATTTGAAAAATGAGTTTTTTTAA